The proteins below are encoded in one region of Triticum aestivum cultivar Chinese Spring chromosome 1B, IWGSC CS RefSeq v2.1, whole genome shotgun sequence:
- the LOC123094282 gene encoding UDP-glycosyltransferase CGT-like: MALVAKPSSGDQGGDAPHLVFIPSAGMGHLLPFSRFIAALASQGNVDISVVTALPMVSQAEAEHFAALFAAFPAIRRIDFNLLPLDDATLAGTDPFVLRWESLRRSAHLLGPLIAGATPRASAVVTDVSLASQVIPIAKKELQLPCHILFSSCATMLSFLAYFPTHLDGANADHLAGDVDIPGIGRIPVDYPPNVLRNPDSLFTKQFIANGREIAEADGILLNTFDALEPEALAALRDGKVVPGFPPVFAVGPLKSTSTEKGAVHGAWLDEQPARSVVYVAFGNRNAAALDQIREIGAGLEASGCRFLWVVKTTVVDREDTAELNNVLDDGFLGRVHGRGLVIKEWVDQEAVLRHPAVGLYVSHCGWNSVTESAACGVPMLAWPMTLGDQRLVATVIRSAGFGLWLEHWSWDRESSLVRAAEIAEKVKAVMGDEAISARAKEVGREATKAVAPGGSSHRSMQEFLATLK; this comes from the coding sequence ATGGCTCTCGTGGCGAAGCCGAGCTCCGGCGACCAGGGCGGAGACGCACCGCATCTCGTCTTCATCCCGAGCGCCGGCATGGGCCACCTGCTCCCCTTCTCCCGCTTCATCGCCGCCCTCGCGAGCCAAGGCAACGTCGACATCTCCGTCGTGACCGCGCTGCCGATGGTCTCGCAGGCCGAGGCCGAGCACTTCGCCGCCCTCTTCGCCGCCTTCCCCGCCATCCGGCGCATCGACTTCAACCTCCTGCCGCTCGACGACGCCACCCTCGCCGGCACGGACCCCTTCGTCCTGCGGTGGGAGTCCCTGCGCCGCTCCGCCCATCTCCTCGGCCCGCTCATCGCCGGCGCCACGCCACGCGCCTCGGCCGTCGTCACCGACGTCAGTCTGGCTTCCCAGGTCATCCCCATAGCCAAGAAGGAGCTGCAGCTCCCGTGCCACATCCTCTTCAGCTCCTGCGCGACCATGCTGTCCTTCCTCGCCTACTTCCCCACCCATCTCGACGGCGCCAacgccgaccacctcgccggcgacgtcgACATCCCCGGCATTGGACGCATCCCGGTCGATTACCCCCCGAACGTGCTGCGCAACCCCGACAGCCTCTTTACCAAGCAGTTCATTGCCAACGGCCGCGAGATCGCCGAGGCAGACGGCATTCTCCTCAACACGTTTGACGCCTTGGAGCCGGAGGCACTCGCCGCCCTGCGCGACGGCAAGGTCGTTCCCGGGTTCCCTCCGGTGTTCGCAGTCGGCCCACTTAAGTCGACGAGCACAGAGAAGGGGGCGGTACATGGCGCCTGGCTCGACGAGCAGCCGGCGCGCTCGGTTGTGTACGTGGCCTTCGGCAACCGCAACGCGGCCGCGCTGGATCAGATCCGCGAGATCGGCGCCGGGCTGGAGGCGAGCGGCTGCCGGTTCCTGTGGGTGGTGAAGACGACGGTGGTGGACCGTGAGGACACGGCGGAGCTCAACAACGTGCTGGACGACGGGTTCCTGGGGCGCGTGCATGGGCGCGGCCTGGTGATCAAGGAGTGggtggaccaggaggcggttctgAGGCACCCGGCCGTGGGGCTGTACGTGAGCCACTGCGGGTGGAACTCGGTGACAGAGTCGGCCGCGTGCGGCGTGCCGATGCTGGCGTGGCCGATGACGCTGGGCGACCAGCGCCTGGTAGCAACGGTGATCAGGAGCGCCGGCTTCGGGCTGTGGCTGGAGCACTGGAGCTGGGACAGGGAGAGCTCGCTGGTGCGCGCGGCGGAGATAGCGGAGAAGGTGAAGGCGGTGATGGGCGACGAGGCGATCTCGGCGAGGGCTAAGGAGGTCGGCCGGGAGGCGACCAAGGCCGTTGCCCCGGGCGGCTCCAGCCACCGGAGCATGCAGGAATTCCTTGCCACGCTCAAGTGA